In the Pogoniulus pusillus isolate bPogPus1 chromosome 4, bPogPus1.pri, whole genome shotgun sequence genome, one interval contains:
- the NAMPT gene encoding nicotinamide phosphoribosyltransferase, which produces MECAVAGAEFNILLATDSYKVTHYKQYPPNTSKVYSYFECREKKTENSKLRKVKYEETVFYGLQYILNKYLKGKVVTKEKIKEAKEVYREHFQDDVFNEKGWNYILEKYDGHLPIEIKAVPEGSVIPRGNVLFTVENTDPECYWLTNWIETILVQSWYPITVATNSREQKKILAKYLLETSGSLEGLEYKLHDFGYRGVSSQETAGIGASAHLVNFKGTDTVAGIALIKKYYGTKDPVPGYSVPAAEHSTITAWGKDHEKDAFEHIVMQFSSVPVSVVSDSYDIYNACEKIWGDDLRHIIEGRSPEAPLIIRPDSGNPLDTVLKVLEILGKKFPITENSKGYKLLPPYLRVIQGDGVDINTLQEIVEGMKKNKWSIENIAFGSGGALLQKLTRDLLNCSFKCSYVVTNGLGVNVFKDPVADPNKRSKKGRLSLHRTPAGEYVTLEEGKGDLEEYGQDLLHTVFKNGKVTKSYSFDEVRQNARLKSSEIETASH; this is translated from the exons ATGGAGTGCGCTGTAGCGGGGGCTGagttcaatatccttcttgccACTGACTCCTACAAG GTTACACACTACAAGCAATATCCACCTAATACAAGCAAAGTATATTCCTACTTTGAATGTCGtgaaaagaagactgaaaatTCTAAATTAAGGAAAGTGAAATATGAAGAAACTGTTTTTTATGGCTTGCAGTACATACTGAATAAATATCTAAAAG GTAAAGTGGTGACCAAAGAGAAAATTAAGGAAGCCAAAGAAGTATATAGGGAGCATTTTCAAGATGATGTCTTCAACGAAAAGGGATGGAACTATATTCTGGAG AAATACGATGGCCATCTTCCTATAGAAATAAAGGCTGTTCCTGAGGGTTCTGTAATTCCCAGAGGAAATGTTCTTTTCACAGTAGAAAACACAGATCCAGAGTGCTACTGGCTCACAAATTGGATTGAG ACTATTCTTGTGCAGTCCTGGTATCCAATCACAGTGGCTACAAACTCAAGAGAGCAGAAAAAGATTTTGGCCAAATATTTGCTAGAGACATCTGGCAGCTTAGAGGGACTGGAGTATAAACTGCATGACTTTGGCTACAGAGGAGTTTCTTCACAAGAG ACGGCAGGAATAGGAGCTTCAGCTCATTTGGTGAACTTCAAAGGAACTGACACTGTAGCAGGAATTGCATTAATTAAAAAGTACTATGGTACAAAAGATCCAGTTCCAGGATACTCAGTTCCAGCGGCAGAACACAG TACCATAACAGCCTGGGGGAAAGATCATGAAAAAGATGCTTTTGAACACATAGTGATGCAATTTTCTTCAGTGCCTGTGTCTGTGGTTAGTGACAGCTATGACATTTACAATGCTTGTGAAAAAATATGGGGGGATGACCTAAGGCATATAATTGAAGGCCGAAGTCCGGAGGCACCACTTATTATTCGACCAGATTCTGGGAACCCCCTTGACACTGTTTTAAAG GTCTTGGAGATCTTAGGGAAGAAGTTTCCCATAACAGAGAACTCAAAAGGCTACAAGTTGCTGCCACCATACCTCAGAGTTATTCAAGGGGATGGTGTGGATATCAACACATTGCAAGAG ATTGTGGAGGGAATGAAGAAGAATAAATGGAGTATTGAGAACATCGCCTTTGGATCTGGTGGAGCTTTATTGCAGAAACTAACCAGAGATCTCTTAAACTGTTCCTTCAAATGTAGTTACGTGGTAACCAACGGTCTCGGG GTAAATGTCTTCAAGGATCCGGTTGCTGATCCAAACAAAAGGTCAAAGAAAGGACGACTGTCACTGCATAGAACCCCTGCTGGAGAGTATGTGACGCTTGAAGAAGGCAAGGGAGATCTTGAAGAGTACGGACAG GATCTCCTTCATACAGTATTTAAGAATGGAAAGGTAACGAAGTCCTACTCATTTGATGAAGTAAGACAAAATGCCAGACTGAAGAGCAGTGAAATAGAAACGGCGTCTCACTAA